From the Leptospira barantonii genome, the window AGGGGAGAATCTGATTCCGGACGTAATCTCAAGAATTCAAAAAGTTACCGGCAAAAAGGAATACATCCTCGGAGGGGGCGGAGGCGGAAACGCTTGCGGAGGCTAAAGGGATCGTATCGGACCCGGCATTTCGGTTTGAAAAACTTAAGAATACTTTGGATCTTTATAATATTCTTAAGTTGTAAAAAAGGATTTTTGGAGTCGCATTGGGCGACTCCGGTCTCCTTTCAGGGAGAGCCGCCTTCTCGGTATTCCGAACTCGAAAAAAGTTTGGATCCGGAAAACTGCGGAGTTTGTCATAAGGAACAGTATGAAAAATGGAGTTCGAGTCTTCATTCGAAAGCGAGCGGACCGGGTTTACAATGGCAGTTAAAACGGATCGGTAACGAAGAATCTTCCTCCTGTTTTGCCTGCCATTCTCCTTTGATCGAAACTCAGAATTTCATCCGAGAATCCAAATTCAAAACTGCAAACAACCCGAACGAGGTTTTGTCCTATTTAAAAAAAGAAACCGCAGAACGAGGAATTTCATGCGCGTCCTGTCACGTCCGCAATCAGGTTCGTTACGGACCTCCTCCCCGCGAAGAAAAACAAAACGATTCTTCCTCGGGCCGTAAGGCCCACGGAGGTTTTGTCGTTCAGAAAGAATTCGAATCTTCAAAGTTTTGCATCTCCTGTCACGAAACACCGGAATACGGAAAGCCAGTGAACGGAAAAAGAATGATGGAAACCTACAAAGAATGGGAACAAAGTCGGTATGCAAAGGAACAAATCACATGCCAAAATTGTCATATGCCGGATCGTTCCCATTCTTGGAAGGGAATTCACGATCCTGAGATGACGGCGAACGCGGTGACGGCGACGCTCGGTTTTAAATCAATCGGGGGAGAATCGTATGTTTATGCTTCTTTGAAAAATACGGGAGTGGGGCATAAGTTTCCGACGTATTCCGTTCCAAAAATATTTCTATTCTTGTCCGTTTACGAAAACGGAAAACAAAAACGGATTCTTGCCGAAAAAACGATCGGAAGAGTGACCGATCTGGATCTAAAACACGAATTCGAGGACACTCGTCTTTTGCCGGACGAAGAAATGGTTATAAAAGCGCGACTAACGCGAATGGATTTTAAAACTCACGAAGAGATCCGATTCACAGCGATCGTAGAACCGGACGAGTTTTATGTTCGGATGTTTCAGCATAACTGGGATCGCCGAAATGAATTCGGAATCACCGGAGTTGAAGAAAAACAACTGGAAGAAGCCTTAAAAAAGGCAAAGTCGTCACGTTATGTTCTCTTTGAGAAAAGGATTCAGACTTCCTCTCTTACGGACGGATTTTTTTCCTCGGACCTAAGGGTTTCGAAATAAGAATCCGAGATTGGAAACTCGATTCGGAAACAAGCCCCCACTGCGGAGGAGACGAGTTCTAATATGCCGTCGTATTTTTCGACGATTCGTTTGCAGATATCCAAACCCAGACCGATTCCCTCGCCTTGTTCCTTTGTGGAAAAGAAAGGATCGAAGATCTTCGACTGGATCTCTTTGGGAATTCCGGGGCCGTTGTCCTGAAAGAAAATTTGAATCCGATTTCGATCAGGGATCACCGAGCCGTAGATGTCCACGTTTCCATTTCCCTCCGTCGCTTGGACCGCGTTTAAAATCATGTGAGTCCAAACCTGATTGATTTCTTCGGGATCGCAGTCGATCGGAGGAAGATTGGCGAGGTTCAAACGAAGGACCGTATCTCGGAGCGAAAGTTTCAGATTGCTGTCCAAAACCTTTTGAATCGATCTTTCGATCACAATCGGAGTAGGCGAACGACTCGATGAAAGGGAAGAATAGGAACTGAGCGCAAAAACCGTCTTTCTCGTTTTTTCAACGGAAAGACGCATAACGCTGATATTCCTTAAAAATGAAAGTGTGGAATCGATAAAACCCAAGAGTTCGAACACGTCCGGATGATTCAAGAATGGAGTCCATCGTTCGTGGACGTCCTGAAGACCGAGTTCGGTAAGAAGGATCGAAATTCTTTCCGCGTGAATGATATGATAAAAATTTAATGTTCTTTCCAGGGACTTGGCTTGTTGTCTCATCTTGAAGCCGAGGGGAGGTTCCTGGGAATCCATAGCGATGGCGTAAATTTCAAAAAAGGAATTCCGATCCTCTTCGTTCAAACGAGGAATCGTGACCGAAACCTGAAAGATCTTGTTTTGGAAGGATTGAGAAACGGCTTCTATGGTTTGTAAACCGGCCTTGATCGCACCGAGCGGATTGTTGATCTCGTGCGCGATACTCGTTACGAGTTGTCCGAGACTCGCCCATTTTTCCGAAGAGATGAGTTTGTTCTGCGCGTTTTTCAATTCCTGAAGAGCGTCTTCGAGTTCCTTTTTCTGGATCTCGATGATCCGAGTTCGCATTAAAATTTCGCCGTTCGCCTTTCTCAAGTCCTCGGCTTGTCTCCAATCGGTGACGTCGAATACGATCCCGGACAAGGTTCCCGAAAGTTTTTCGTCATTCGGAGGTTCCGAGATTCCCCATCCGCCCCTGGCTCGAAACCAACGAACTCCTTCGGGCAATACGTTCGGAAAAAGGATTTCGATTTCGTTCGAATTTCCATACACGAATTTTTGAACGTAACGAAGCATTTCCATTCTTTGCCCGCGATGGAATCTTTTAAGAAAATCCTTGATCCGCATCTTTCTCGTTTCGTCCACGGATAAGCCCGAGATTTCTCCCTCGGGAAAGAATACGATCCCACTTTTAAAGTCGAGTTCCCAGGTCGCCATACCGGCGCCCAATAACGCCATTCTCAACTTCTGATTGTTTTTACCGATGATCGTATTCGAAAGTTGTAATTCTGCGAGGACGTTTTTCAAACTTCTCCGCATCGAATCGAGGGAATGGACCAAGGTTCCCAACTCGTCGTCCTCGGTATAAGGAATGGCGGCGTTTAGATTTCCCTTTTCGATTTCTCTCGAGAAGGCTTCCGCTTTGGAAAGTCCGTTTAAAAACCATTTTTTTAATGCGAAGTTGAGGAAGCCCAAGGCGAACAAAGAAAACAAAAACGTAAGGATCGCGTTTTTCAGGATCAAACCCGCGAGTTCCTCGTAGAATATGGAGTGCGGAATTCCGACTTCTATAAACAATTCGGTTCCGGTGTTTGAAAAACGCATCGGAAGAATCGCTCTATAATAACGTTCCTCGTCGAACGTGGACGCGCTTTTGATTTCATTCTTAATAAAATCGGAAGAAGGAATCGGAGGTTCGTCTCCGGAAGCGGGAGGAAGAGAACTGAAATCCGGAAAGATGATTCTCGCGTAACCCTTTCCCTGCAAGGGTTTGAAGGACTTTATCTTTTCGGAGAAATCCTTCAACGTAAAATCGATTCCGATCACGCCCGCAAAAACACCTTTTCGAATCACGGGCGCGATCAGGGATACGATCCAAATCCGATGCCCGCCCGCGTAATAAAGATACGGACTCATCACTACGTCCCGTTTCGTTTTTTTTGGGGTGAAGTAATAGGTCGTTTCGTTCGTATCTTTTTCGAAGTTTACGTTTACATCCACGGTGAGTTCCGTGGGCGACTTGGATTTGTTCACGTAGTAGATCAATCTTCCCGTGGAATCGTGACCGAACGTATTTTTATACCGCGCATCCAAACCGTCGAACGCGTTCGGCTCGAAGATCGTCCAGGTTCCGAAAACGAGATCATTCTCAAGCGTAAGTTTTTTTAAGAGTTCGAGAATTTCGGCGCGGTTTTGTTTGGAGGTTTGGACCACGTCCTTGATTCCCATCAAACGATCGAACGGTCTTCCGAAAGAACTTTCCACTTCTCTTTGTATACGAAGGGATTCGATGAGAACGATTCTTCTTTCGTCCTTTTTAAATTCCGTATAGGTAAGAATCGACTGAGCGATCGTGATGAGCAGAAACGCAACCAACACGGCGCCGGAAAGATAGAGTGTGATTTTTTTTCGGAGACTCATCAGAGATCTTTTTCAATTCCTGGAAGATCGTAGATTCTTACCGGAATTCGACGAATGTAAAATCATTTTCGAAACGAGGTCTGATTTTATACCGCTTAGGAAGGAAATGCAAAGCCCGTTTTTTTATAGACGGGCTTTACGCAAACGAATCGTTCAGCTTTCCAGCAGAGAACCGTCCACGGAGCGGATCAAAAGAAGACCGCCTCCTTTGGGAAGTTCGTTGACCCGGAACTCGGGATGATTCTCCCAAAGATCCAAATCGCATAGGATCAGATCGAATTGTTTCCAATCCGCGGAACCCGTATCGGAGGAAAGAATTTTTACCTTATCCTTTTTCAGACCTTGTTTGATCCGAGTCGGAATCTGATCCACCGAACCGTTGAGGTCCACGATGGAAAGTTTAGAGTTGTAATTCACCGCCAATCTTTTGGCGATCTGCAAAAGTTCGAGGTCCTTGTCCCTTCCGAAAAGAAGGTGAATGTTTTTTACGTTCTCGAGTTGGGATGAAAAAAGAATTCCCGCGTTACAATCGGTTTCATTCAGAATGGTTCGAATCTTCCCTCCGAGAATATCGTCCGAGAAAAAAGAACGAGCCGCACCGATCAAAAGAAGTTTGTAATTTCCTTCGTCCACGATTCGAACGATGTCCTTCGTGATGTTCGTCGAAGTTTTATAAATCGTTTTGAGGTCTATGTTCAAATCCTTGGAAAGTTCTTTCATAGGAGTGAAACTGGAAGACTCGTATTTTTCCGCGTGTGTTTCGGATATATTAGAATCCGGTGATAGATGAACCGCGGTAACCGCTCTTTCCTTTTTCTTTTCGGGAAAAAGTCCGTATGCGATTTTCAAAAGTTCCAGACCTCTGGAATGTTGCGCGAAGGAGATGAGCATCCCGGAAGTGTTCGATCCGATCTTGCCGATGAATTCTCCCCTTGCAAAAATACGTTCCACGAGTTTGAGTCCCGGCCCTGTCATCACAGTGGTGGTTAACGCCATAAGAACCATCATGGAAAAAATTTCCTCGGATAAAACGCCGAGATCGTAACCGATGTTGAGCACGATCAATTCCATCAGACCGCGGGTGTTCATGAGCATTCCGATCGCAAGAGAATCCTTCCAATTTTTTCCGGACAAACGGGCCGCGATCGCGCTTCCGCCTAACTTGCCGAGTATGGCTACGAATAGAATCACGAAAAAGATCGGCCAAAGACCGGAACTGGATAAAAGACCGAACTTGGTTCTCAGACCTGTGAACGCGAAGAAGAGTGGAAGTAA encodes:
- a CDS encoding multiheme c-type cytochrome, which translates into the protein MKNLRILWIFIIFLSCKKGFLESHWATPVSFQGEPPSRYSELEKSLDPENCGVCHKEQYEKWSSSLHSKASGPGLQWQLKRIGNEESSSCFACHSPLIETQNFIRESKFKTANNPNEVLSYLKKETAERGISCASCHVRNQVRYGPPPREEKQNDSSSGRKAHGGFVVQKEFESSKFCISCHETPEYGKPVNGKRMMETYKEWEQSRYAKEQITCQNCHMPDRSHSWKGIHDPEMTANAVTATLGFKSIGGESYVYASLKNTGVGHKFPTYSVPKIFLFLSVYENGKQKRILAEKTIGRVTDLDLKHEFEDTRLLPDEEMVIKARLTRMDFKTHEEIRFTAIVEPDEFYVRMFQHNWDRRNEFGITGVEEKQLEEALKKAKSSRYVLFEKRIQTSSLTDGFFSSDLRVSK
- a CDS encoding ATP-binding protein yields the protein MSLRKKITLYLSGAVLVAFLLITIAQSILTYTEFKKDERRIVLIESLRIQREVESSFGRPFDRLMGIKDVVQTSKQNRAEILELLKKLTLENDLVFGTWTIFEPNAFDGLDARYKNTFGHDSTGRLIYYVNKSKSPTELTVDVNVNFEKDTNETTYYFTPKKTKRDVVMSPYLYYAGGHRIWIVSLIAPVIRKGVFAGVIGIDFTLKDFSEKIKSFKPLQGKGYARIIFPDFSSLPPASGDEPPIPSSDFIKNEIKSASTFDEERYYRAILPMRFSNTGTELFIEVGIPHSIFYEELAGLILKNAILTFLFSLFALGFLNFALKKWFLNGLSKAEAFSREIEKGNLNAAIPYTEDDELGTLVHSLDSMRRSLKNVLAELQLSNTIIGKNNQKLRMALLGAGMATWELDFKSGIVFFPEGEISGLSVDETRKMRIKDFLKRFHRGQRMEMLRYVQKFVYGNSNEIEILFPNVLPEGVRWFRARGGWGISEPPNDEKLSGTLSGIVFDVTDWRQAEDLRKANGEILMRTRIIEIQKKELEDALQELKNAQNKLISSEKWASLGQLVTSIAHEINNPLGAIKAGLQTIEAVSQSFQNKIFQVSVTIPRLNEEDRNSFFEIYAIAMDSQEPPLGFKMRQQAKSLERTLNFYHIIHAERISILLTELGLQDVHERWTPFLNHPDVFELLGFIDSTLSFLRNISVMRLSVEKTRKTVFALSSYSSLSSSRSPTPIVIERSIQKVLDSNLKLSLRDTVLRLNLANLPPIDCDPEEINQVWTHMILNAVQATEGNGNVDIYGSVIPDRNRIQIFFQDNGPGIPKEIQSKIFDPFFSTKEQGEGIGLGLDICKRIVEKYDGILELVSSAVGACFRIEFPISDSYFETLRSEEKNPSVREEV
- a CDS encoding cation:proton antiporter, encoding MKKISLFYIFLIFLFIISLGFILQFGKGLELKKESYHSSQIEEQKNPQAQKETPKPAQTRPDFWDFDAVGKMFSGHLKQPLSRLLFQLIVIIIASRVFGKLSTMLGQPSVIGEILAGILLGPSLLGLLFPEGFQLLFPKESLSTLQILSQLGLLLFMFTIGMELDLKILKNQAESAVVISHSSIMFPFLLGAGLAYFIYVPLAPQGVDFIAFCLFMGIGMSITAFPVLARIILEKGLTKTTLGSLALTAAAADDVTAWCVLAIVVTIVNAGSFSSGILMILMSLSYMVVMWKGILPLMRRAGNLYTTKESMTKTITASFFLFIFLSAWVTEAIGIHALFGAFLAGVVMPDKKELRSNLVDKIEDFSLTVLLPLFFAFTGLRTKFGLLSSSGLWPIFFVILFVAILGKLGGSAIAARLSGKNWKDSLAIGMLMNTRGLMELIVLNIGYDLGVLSEEIFSMMVLMALTTTVMTGPGLKLVERIFARGEFIGKIGSNTSGMLISFAQHSRGLELLKIAYGLFPEKKKERAVTAVHLSPDSNISETHAEKYESSSFTPMKELSKDLNIDLKTIYKTSTNITKDIVRIVDEGNYKLLLIGAARSFFSDDILGGKIRTILNETDCNAGILFSSQLENVKNIHLLFGRDKDLELLQIAKRLAVNYNSKLSIVDLNGSVDQIPTRIKQGLKKDKVKILSSDTGSADWKQFDLILCDLDLWENHPEFRVNELPKGGGLLLIRSVDGSLLES